CGTTCAGGGCGTTCCGAAACGCGCCAGATGTGGCGTATTTCATGCGACTTCTGCGGGTGGCATATGTGTCAGGGCTGCGATCAGGCGGCTTGCGGCTTCGGGCGGGAGTTCTTCTACCGCTTGCAGAAGGGTGCGTGTGCGAACAAGACCGCGCGTGATGGCTTCCCGAACGGCGCTGTTGAGATGTTCTGGACTGAGGGGACTCTTCGCGGCGTCAACAAGGGTGCGTGCGGGCGTGGTGACGGTGTACCCGGCGCGCAGTTGCCGGTCACGTGGAGAAACCTTCCCCTTGTGAAGAACAACGCCCTGAGGAGCGATTTTGCGGAAGGTGGAAGGAATCGTGAGGTGAATGCGGGCGCTGTCAATGTCGCTCAGGTCGTGGAGTCGCAGGGCGGTGTCATGAGAGACCACCGC
The Deinococcus ruber DNA segment above includes these coding regions:
- a CDS encoding type IV toxin-antitoxin system AbiEi family antitoxin domain-containing protein, giving the protein MSRSPLPVSQERTRLLFETADQQSGYFTARQAEHAGYSRRLHTHYVGIGAWRRTASGVYRLRDYPWSEDEQFVQLSLWSRDAHDEPQAVVSHDTALRLHDLSDIDSARIHLTIPSTFRKIAPQGVVLHKGKVSPRDRQLRAGYTVTTPARTLVDAAKSPLSPEHLNSAVREAITRGLVRTRTLLQAVEELPPEAASRLIAALTHMPPAEVA